Proteins co-encoded in one Aspergillus luchuensis IFO 4308 DNA, chromosome 6, nearly complete sequence genomic window:
- a CDS encoding uncharacterized protein (COG:S;~EggNog:ENOG410PPX5;~InterPro:IPR016181), whose product MAFQFFARAHQSKAPTSPPLSPPQAPSTITSPSSNNSHTRPPKGPPAIVVPPSSGSSSVSLASKLQPPAGRDSTLQAVPYPKPIASGHPTPHPHVTVEVVSTAHIPSLTRITGLLLPIRYPNSFYTATITDPVISSLSRVAVYHDHPVAAAPTSAAPSPSTGLKTPTTGSDKVIGGIRCRLERLPPTTAGILQGRSNSEPTNLYIQTLHLLSPYRGCGIAASLLDSLLYSSSSLSSSTSSDSRPDQQVSDLVKHYNIRTVTAHVHEANEDGLKWYIARGFKVEDGIVENYYRRLKPSGAKIVKLVLQWTDAPKEEILPINKRQDQRKAPGGDDDDDWEKVEAEDGDDEEDHGVQPFADTDSKILEVDEGMSRKRKADDEPQRP is encoded by the coding sequence ATGGCTTTTCAGTTCTTTGCCAGGGCGCATCAATCCAAAGCGCCCACTTCTCCACCTTTGTCTCCCCCTCAGGCTCCAAGTACCATAACTTCACCGTCTTCAAACAACTCTCACACCAGGCCACCTAAGGGCCCACCAGCTATCGTcgttcctccctcttctggCTCGTCTTCCGTGAGTCTGGCATCCAAACTTCAGCCTCCAGCAGGCCGGGACTCAACCCTTCAAGCTGTGCCATACCCAAAGCCCATCGCATCAGGCCACCCCACTCCGCACCCGCATGTTACCGTCGAAGTTGTGAGCACAGCTCACATCCCTTCACTGACCAGAATCACGGGCTTGCTGCTTCCTATTCGCTATCCGAACTCCTTCTACACAGCCACCATCACTGACCCCGTGATCTCGTCGCTGTCCCGCGTGGCCGTCTATCATGATCATCCGGTAGCCGCTGCTCCCACCTCTGCAGCGCCATCCCCTTCAACGGGCTTGAAGACCCCCACAACTGGATCAGACAAAGTTATTGGAGGCATCAGGTGCCGATTGGAGCGGTTGCCGCCGACTACTGCCGGAATCTTGCAAGGCCGGTCGAATTCCGAGCCGACGAATCTCTACATTCAAACACTTCATCTACTGTCGCCCTATCGAGGCTGTGGGATCGCAGCATCGCTTCTAGACTCGCTACTCTACTCGTCCAGTTCCTTGTCATCTTCTACTTCATCCGATTCGCGACCAGATCAACAAGTTTCAGACCTGGTGAAGCATTACAACATTCGCACCGTCACAGCGCATGTCCACGAGGCCAACGAAGATGGTCTGAAGTGGTACATCGCACGAGGGTTCAAGGTGGAAGATGGTATAGTGGAGAATTACTACCGGCGCCTGAAGCCTTCTGGCGCAAAAATTGTCAAGCTTGTTCTCCAATGGACTGATGCGCCTAAAGAGGAAATCCTTCCCATCAACAAGCGTCAAGACCAGCGCAAAGCGCctggaggggatgatgacgatgattgggagaaggtcgaagctgaagatggtgatgacgaggaagaccatGGAGTACAACCGTTCGCCGATACGGATTCTAAGATTCTGGAAGTTGACGAAGGGATGAGCAGGAAGCGTAAGGCAGATGATGAGCCCCAGCGGCCATGA
- a CDS encoding 3' exoribonuclease family protein (COG:J;~EggNog:ENOG410PKH7;~InterPro:IPR033196,IPR020568,IPR027408,IPR001247, IPR036345;~PFAM:PF01138;~go_component: GO:0000178 - exosome (RNase complex) [Evidence IEA];~go_process: GO:0006396 - RNA processing [Evidence IEA];~go_process: GO:0006401 - RNA catabolic process [Evidence IEA]), which translates to MASTAPSAPPSLTLPPSQFARLQPHAYLLAHLSPPASSNQPSIRANGRAPSQFRVTSANTGSLTHTNGSAVVRVGDTTAVCGVRAEILPTADIASWSVSQSSSSANKRRKLADQTKKPTEDGEEVEDPEDESHIQQLNLLVPNLSLSTGCAPGFVPGAPPSALAQSLSHKILNLLHSTKLVRAEDLRIWYQPPSLGPEDLERHNESEQMDVDVERGEEVGKEKEIKAFWVLYIDIMIISLAGNPFDAAWASVLAALRDTKLPRAWWDVDNEMVVCSDAVSESHKLSLRGLPVASSFCVFEADAAAGWRAVIIPDAEEEKNIEESARKGIQRRWILADPDGYEEGLSQERVCIVVDKEQGGKGKTVIQNMEKNGGWAVDGKELKALVDISAQRWEQMKHILEQC; encoded by the coding sequence ATGGCCTCCACAGCGCCATCcgcacccccctctctcacccttcctccctcGCAATTCGCCCGACTCCAACCTCACGCCTATCTCCTCGCCCACCTTTCACCACCCGCATCCAGCAACCAGCCCTCCATCCGAGCCAATGGCCGCGCTCCCTCGCAATTCCGCGTCACATCTGCGAACACAGGCTCCCTAACCCACACAAATGGCAGCGCCGTCGTAAGGGTTGGCGACACAACCGCAGTATGCGGCGTCCGAGCGGAAATCCTCCCCACTGCCGACATTGCCTCGTGGAGCGTGTCTCAatcctcgtcatctgcgAATAAGCGTCGCAAACTCGCCGATCAAACTAAGAAACCTActgaggatggtgaggaagtggaagatcCTGAAGACGAATCGCATATTCAACAACTCAACCTTCTCGTCCCGAATCTGTCGCTGAGCACCGGCTGCGCACCGGGCTTTGTCCCTGGCGCACCCCCGTCAGCACTCGCGCAGTCGCTGTCCCATAAAATTCTGAACTTGCTGCATAGTACAAAGTTGGTCCGGGCCGAGGATCTGCGCATTTGGTACCAGCCGCCTAGTCTGGGGCCAGAGGACCTGGAACGCCATAATGAGTCTGAGCAGATGGACGTGGATGTAGAGCGCGGGGAGGAGGTCGGCAAGGAAAAGGAGATCAAGGCATTCTGGGTGCTCTATATTGATATCATGATCATTTCCTTGGCAGGGAACCCCTTCGATGCTGCCTGGGCTTCGGTTTTGGCTGCACTGCGCGATACGAAGCTACCCCGGGCATGGTGGGATGTTGATAATGAGATGGTTGTATGCTCGGATGCGGTTTCTGAGTCTCATAAGCTGTCTTTGCGCGGTCTGCCTGTCGCAAGCTCCTTCTGTGTTTTCGAGGCTGATGCGGCTGCTGGCTGGAGGGCGGTTATTATCCCGGAcgctgaggaggaaaagaacatTGAGGAGAGTGCTCGGAAGGGCATTCAGCGGAGGTGGATTCTGGCCGATCCTGATGGATATGAGGAGGGACTGAGTCAAGAACGAGTCTGCATTGTGGTTGATAAGGAGCAAGGTGGGAAGGGCAAGACAGTTATCCAGAATATGGAGAAGAATGGAGGATGGGCTGTGGATGGGAAGGAGCTCAAGGCGCTGGTTGACATTTCCGCGCAGAGATGGGAGCAAATGAAGCACATCCTTGAGCAGTGTTGA
- the cyp1 gene encoding putative peptidyl prolyl cis-trans isomerase (CypC) (COG:O;~EggNog:ENOG410PMZB;~InterPro:IPR024936,IPR029000,IPR020892,IPR002130;~PFAM:PF00160;~go_function: GO:0003755 - peptidyl-prolyl cis-trans isomerase activity [Evidence IEA];~go_process: GO:0000413 - protein peptidyl-prolyl isomerization [Evidence IEA];~go_process: GO:0006457 - protein folding [Evidence IEA]) has protein sequence MATDVAFDTSMGSFTVELYNAHAPKTCKNFATLAQRGYYNNVIFHRIIPNFMVQTGDPTGTGRGGSSIYGEKFEDEINPNLKHTGAGILSMANSGPNTNGSQFFITLAPTPWLDGKHTIFGRVKSGMRVIQRMGLVKTNSEDRPMDEVKILRARVVEETGDE, from the exons ATGGCGACTGATGTGGCTTTTGACACGAGCATG GGTTCGTTCACAGTAGAGCTCTACAATGCGCATGCGCCCAAG ACGTGTAAGAACTTCGCGACGCTTGCGCAACGAGGCTACTATAACAATGTCATCTTCCACCGCATTATCCCCAACTTCATGGTACAAACCGGCGATCCTACCGGCactggcagaggaggaagctcCATCTACGGCGAGAAATTCGAGGACGAGATTAATCCTAATCTCAAGCATACCGGTGCTGGAATCCTGAGCATGGCAAACAGCGGGCCCAACACCAACGGCAGTCAGTTCTTCATTACGCTGGCCCCGACGCCGTGGTTGGATGGAAAGCACACTATTTTCGGCCGCGTCAAGAGCGGCATGAGGGTGATCCAGCGCATGGGACTGGTCAAGACAAACTCGGAAGACCGGCCTATGGATGAGGTGAAGATTCTCCGTGCCAGAGTCGTGGAGGAGACGGGGGATGAGTGA
- the MRS6 gene encoding putative Rab geranylgeranyl transferase escort protein (COG:O;~EggNog:ENOG410PGJ6;~InterPro:IPR018203,IPR017230,IPR036188;~PFAM:PF00996;~go_function: GO:0005092 - GDP-dissociation inhibitor activity [Evidence IEA];~go_process: GO:0007264 - small GTPase mediated signal transduction [Evidence IEA]) has product MESLADTPWDVTISGTGLAQSLLALALSRSGKNVLHVDRNPYYGGPEAAFSLQEAEEWAAKVNEDSGELPFEHASVCSESSGDSTGQLASSRAYTLSLSPQLIYSRSQLLPTLVSSKVYRQLEFQAVGSWWIYKPEADDSSRLYRVPGSREDVFADDVISMKSKRTLMRFLRHLGQAQESGDVSEGPDPSSEEEGLTAPFSEYLATKFQVPTELHGPLLSLCLSQAAPHQTSAKYALPRIKRHLSSIGVFGPGFGALSVKWGGGSEISQVGCRALAVGGGVYVLNTGVKSIGPSPEQEPDDQSRIQIQLANDESVKSRYIVGSNWDLPATSRPSLECDKVARSISIVSSSLANLFPVTAEGGPIPVGAVVVFPGSSVGGADDAPPVYTIVHSSETGECPIGQCVVYSSVSIPGSEGQSMIEAAVQKLLQSAADPNTKVLWSLRYTQLGRGASHNADLSCPSKSVICLPPVSLDLAFDDSLIDTVKKAWELIMGEEAAQHEFMKFEDREGAYEE; this is encoded by the exons ATGGAATCCCTCGCGGACACGCCATGGGACGTGACGATCTCTGGCACTGGATTAGCCCAGTCACTTCTAGCTCT GGCCCTTTCCAGGTCAGGTAAGAACGTTCTCCATGTTGACAGAAATCCATACTACGGTGGTCCTGAGGCAGCTTTTAGCCTTCAGGAAGCCGAGGAGTGGGCTGCTAAAGTGAACGAGG ACTCCGGGGAGCTCCCATTCGAACATGCTAGCGTCTGCTCCGAAAGCTCCGGGGATTCCACGGGTCAGCTTGCGTCCTCTCGAGCATATACCCTCTCCTTGTCGCCGCAATTGATCTACTCCCGATCACAACTTTTGCCTACCTTGGTTTCCTCCAAGGTCTACCGGCAATTGGAGTTCCAAGCTGTGGGAAGCTGGTGGATCTACAAACCCGAGGCTGACGATAGCAGTCGTCTCTATCGTGTCCCTGGCAGTCGGGAGGATGTCTTTGCGGACGATGTGATCAGTATGAAGTCGAAGAGAACTCTGATGAGgtttcttcgtcatcttggTCAGGCTCAGGAGAGTGGGGATGTGTCGGAAGGACCGGATCCGTcctcggaagaggagggtcTTACTGCACCCTTCTCTGAGTATCTAGCCACGAAGTTTCAGGTGCCCACTGAGCTTCACGGTCCCCTACTCTCGCTTTGCCTATCACAGGCTGCTCCTCACCAGACATCGGCCAAATATGCCCTCCCACGCATCAAAAGACACTTGTCATCTATTGGTGTGTTTGGTCCCGGCTTTGGGGCTCTCTCGGTCAAATGGGGCGGTGGCTCTGAGATCTCTCAGGTCGGTTGTCGCGCTCTGGCCGTGGGAGGTGGTGTGTATGTCCTGAATACTGGCGTCAAGTCTATCGGACCTTCACCAGAGCAGGAACCCGATGACCAGTCGCGCATACAGATTCAATTGGCCAATGATGAATCGGTCAAGTCCCGGTACATTGTTGGCTCGAATTGGGATCTTCCTGCCAcatctcgcccttctctGGAGTGCGACAAAGTGGCTCGATCCATCTCCATCGTCTCATCTTCCCTTGCGAACCTTTTCCCCGTTACTGCAGAGGGTGGACCAATCCCTGTTGgagcggtggtggtattcCCGGGAAGCTCTGTTGGCGGTGCTGATGATGCACCACCGGTGTACACTATAGTTCACTCCAGCGAGACGGGCGAGTGCCCTATTGGACAAT GCGTTGTGTATAGTAGTGTCAGCATACCCGGCTCAGAAGGACAGTCAATGATTGAAGCTGCTGTGCAAAAGCTTCTCCAGTCGGCTGCCGATCCGAACACGAAAGTCCTGTGGTCCCTGCGTTATACGCAGCTGGGCCGAGGCGCCTCCCACAACGCTGATTTAAGCTGTCCGTCTAAGAGCGTCATATGCCTCCCACCTGTCAGCCTAGACCTTGCCTTTGATGACTCCTTGATCGACACGGTCAAGAAAGCATGGGAGCTGATCAtgggggaggaggctgctCAGCACGAATTCATGAAGTTCGAGGACCGAGAGGGTGCCTATGAGGAATGA